One genomic window of bacterium includes the following:
- a CDS encoding PilZ domain-containing protein: protein MSFQNGYMEQRRHERVNATLKVTYRVLNQQEGHSALSQSRYSETKAEHLPALSQKFQVYNAVTRDISEGGLSVMGDQPFAQGQHVEVSMLLPQYNVPVTFLTEVMRSGSFFELGKTKYNAGVRILAVNREDMDRLMKYLLAEKLKQQMGRSN from the coding sequence ATGAGTTTTCAGAACGGCTATATGGAACAGCGGCGGCACGAAAGGGTGAACGCCACCCTCAAGGTCACTTACCGCGTCCTCAACCAACAGGAAGGCCATTCGGCCCTGTCCCAATCCCGTTATAGCGAGACCAAGGCCGAGCATCTCCCCGCGCTCTCCCAAAAATTCCAGGTCTACAACGCGGTCACCCGGGACATTTCCGAGGGCGGGCTTTCCGTCATGGGGGACCAGCCCTTCGCCCAGGGCCAGCACGTCGAGGTCTCCATGCTCCTTCCCCAATACAACGTGCCGGTCACCTTCCTGACCGAGGTCATGCGCTCCGGCTCTTTCTTCGAGCTGGGCAAGACCAAATACAACGCGGGCGTGCGGATCCTCGCCGTGAACCGCGAGGACATGGACCGTTTGATGAAGTATCTTTTGGCCGAAAAGCTCAAGCAACAGATGGGCCGCTCCAACTAG
- a CDS encoding alpha/beta hydrolase — protein sequence MSNLRSYGPPPFRVAVLHGGPGVSGEMAPVAQELSADRGVLEPLQTRDNLDGQVEELRTALDSHGDDPFTLIGYSWGAWLGWILASRHPSLVRKLVLVSSGPFEDHYASQVQENRLKRLSREEQAEVRKLSQKMEDPNAFARFGEIMARTDFYDPIPVNPEGIQLSPDIYQGVWPEAKGLRKSGELLQMGGRIQCPVVAVHGDHDPHPADGVREPLARVLREFRFVLLERCGHTPWMEKYARDRFFELLGEEIDR from the coding sequence ATGTCCAACCTCCGCTCTTACGGCCCTCCACCTTTTCGCGTCGCGGTCCTGCACGGGGGCCCGGGCGTCAGCGGCGAAATGGCGCCGGTGGCCCAGGAACTTTCCGCCGATCGGGGGGTCCTCGAGCCGCTCCAGACCCGGGACAACCTGGATGGCCAGGTGGAGGAGTTGCGGACCGCCCTGGACAGTCACGGGGACGATCCTTTCACCCTGATCGGCTATTCCTGGGGCGCCTGGCTGGGCTGGATCCTGGCCTCCCGGCATCCTTCCTTGGTGCGGAAATTGGTGCTGGTCTCCAGCGGGCCCTTCGAGGACCATTACGCCTCGCAAGTGCAGGAGAACCGTTTGAAGCGCTTGAGCCGGGAGGAGCAGGCCGAGGTGAGGAAATTGAGCCAGAAGATGGAGGATCCCAACGCCTTTGCCCGTTTCGGGGAGATCATGGCCCGCACGGATTTCTACGATCCCATTCCGGTCAATCCGGAAGGCATCCAATTGAGCCCCGACATCTATCAGGGGGTTTGGCCCGAGGCCAAGGGATTGCGCAAGAGCGGGGAACTGCTCCAAATGGGCGGAAGGATCCAATGCCCGGTGGTGGCGGTCCATGGGGACCATGATCCCCATCCCGCGGACGGCGTCCGGGAACCCTTGGCCCGCGTGCTGCGGGAGTTCCGTTTCGTCCTTTTGGAACGGTGCGGTCATACGCCCTGGATGGAGAAATACGCCCGGGACCGGTTCTTCGAGCTTTTGGGGGAAGAGATCGATAGGTGA